One segment of Amycolatopsis alba DSM 44262 DNA contains the following:
- a CDS encoding DNA gyrase/topoisomerase IV subunit A, with protein MARRKGTTTKVDPSAFDRPGANVFDNSLKTEIEDSYLEYAYSVIHSRALPDARDGLKPVHRRIMYSMNENGYRPTHAYVKSSRVVGDVMGKYHPHGDTAIYDAMVRLAQDFSLNVPLVDGHGNFGSPDDGPAASRYTEARLSPEAMLLVGELGEDTVDFRPNYDGSLEEPSVLPAAFPNLLVNGTSGIAVGMATNMIPHNLTEVIGAARWLINHPNATLDKLMEFVPGPDLPTGGSLLGLDEVRRAYETGRGVVRMRASAETGPLEGSRGRQAITVTELPYGVGPEKVIEKITDEVNKSKRLTGIADVKDLTDRENGTRLVIECKVGVNPQALLADLYRLTPLEQSFGINNLVLVDGQPQTLGLKALLEVFLSHRYEVVTRRTRYRRRKREERLHLVEGLLAALLNIDKVIKLIRESENAAAAKDGLMTRFKLSEIQATYILDTPLRRLTKYDRIELEAEQDKLRAEIAELSKILDDESVLKKVVSAELAKVAKDSPAERRTALIDGDLKEVLAASKPSGPLEVTDDPCQVILSATGLVARTAAESEEASEVRRRNGRVKHDSVSAVVHSTARGQVLLVTNRGRAFKTDVLPLPVLPEQAGTVSLRGGMAAKELVPLEKGERVIGLAPLGEQAAGSPGLALGTKHGVVKVCAPEWPVRSDEFDVISLKDGDEVVGATWLTDGDETLAFLSSEASLLRYAASLVRPQGLKGGGMAGMVVRGEAEVVFFGAIRTDDAEHGEPMVVTATGASVKVTPFSEYPAKGRATGGVRAQRFLKGETRLVVGWIGPRPAGAARNGDPVELPEVDVRRDGSGHAHPGPEVVGHLIERD; from the coding sequence ATGGCACGCCGTAAGGGCACCACCACCAAGGTCGACCCGTCAGCGTTCGACCGGCCCGGCGCGAACGTCTTCGACAACTCGCTGAAGACGGAGATCGAGGATTCGTACCTGGAGTACGCCTACTCCGTCATCCACTCGCGGGCGCTCCCGGACGCGCGGGACGGGTTGAAGCCGGTACACCGCCGGATCATGTACTCGATGAACGAGAACGGCTACCGGCCGACACACGCGTACGTGAAGTCGTCCCGCGTGGTCGGCGACGTGATGGGCAAGTACCACCCGCACGGTGACACGGCGATCTACGACGCCATGGTCCGGCTCGCGCAGGACTTCTCGCTCAACGTCCCGCTGGTCGACGGGCACGGCAACTTCGGCTCCCCCGACGACGGCCCGGCCGCCTCGCGGTACACCGAGGCGCGGCTGTCCCCGGAAGCGATGCTGCTGGTCGGCGAACTCGGCGAGGACACCGTCGACTTCCGACCGAACTACGACGGTTCGCTCGAAGAGCCGTCCGTGCTACCTGCGGCTTTCCCGAACCTGCTGGTCAACGGCACTTCCGGGATCGCGGTCGGGATGGCGACCAATATGATCCCGCACAACCTCACCGAGGTCATCGGGGCGGCGCGGTGGCTGATCAACCACCCGAACGCCACCCTCGACAAGCTGATGGAGTTCGTCCCCGGCCCCGACCTGCCGACCGGTGGTTCGCTGCTGGGCCTGGACGAGGTCCGCCGCGCCTACGAGACCGGCCGCGGCGTGGTGCGCATGCGCGCCAGCGCCGAGACCGGGCCGCTCGAAGGCAGCCGCGGCCGTCAGGCGATCACCGTCACCGAACTGCCGTACGGCGTCGGGCCGGAGAAGGTGATCGAGAAGATCACCGACGAGGTCAACAAGTCCAAGCGGCTCACCGGCATCGCCGACGTCAAGGACCTCACCGACCGCGAGAACGGCACGCGGCTGGTCATCGAATGCAAGGTCGGCGTGAACCCGCAGGCGCTGCTGGCGGATCTGTACCGCCTGACGCCGCTGGAGCAGTCCTTCGGCATCAACAACCTGGTGCTGGTGGACGGGCAGCCGCAGACGCTGGGGCTCAAGGCGCTGCTGGAAGTTTTCCTCAGCCACCGCTACGAGGTCGTCACCCGCCGCACGCGGTACCGCCGCCGCAAGCGCGAAGAGCGCCTGCACCTGGTCGAAGGCCTGCTGGCCGCCTTGCTCAACATCGACAAGGTGATCAAGCTGATCCGCGAGAGCGAGAACGCCGCGGCCGCCAAGGACGGCCTGATGACGCGGTTCAAACTCTCGGAGATCCAGGCGACGTACATCCTCGACACGCCGCTGCGGCGGCTCACGAAGTACGACCGGATCGAGCTCGAAGCCGAGCAGGACAAGCTGCGCGCGGAGATCGCCGAGCTGTCGAAGATCCTCGACGACGAGTCGGTGCTGAAGAAGGTCGTCTCGGCCGAGCTGGCCAAGGTCGCCAAGGACTCCCCCGCCGAACGCCGCACCGCGCTGATCGACGGCGACCTCAAGGAGGTCCTCGCCGCGTCGAAGCCGTCGGGTCCGCTGGAGGTCACCGACGACCCGTGCCAGGTGATCCTTTCGGCCACCGGGCTGGTCGCGCGGACGGCCGCGGAATCAGAGGAGGCGTCGGAAGTGCGGCGCCGCAACGGCCGCGTCAAACACGACTCGGTGTCCGCCGTCGTGCATTCGACCGCGCGCGGTCAGGTCCTGCTGGTGACCAACCGCGGCCGCGCGTTCAAGACCGACGTGCTGCCGCTGCCGGTGCTGCCCGAACAAGCGGGCACCGTGTCGCTGCGCGGCGGGATGGCCGCGAAGGAACTGGTACCGCTGGAGAAGGGCGAGCGCGTCATCGGCCTTGCCCCGCTCGGAGAGCAGGCCGCCGGCTCCCCTGGCCTGGCGCTCGGCACGAAACACGGCGTCGTGAAGGTGTGCGCGCCGGAATGGCCGGTCCGCTCGGACGAGTTCGACGTGATCAGCCTGAAGGACGGCGACGAGGTCGTCGGCGCCACCTGGCTCACCGACGGCGACGAGACGCTGGCCTTCTTGTCGTCCGAAGCGTCACTGCTGCGCTATGCCGCTTCGCTGGTGCGGCCGCAGGGTCTCAAGGGCGGTGGCATGGCCGGGATGGTCGTGCGCGGCGAGGCGGAAGTGGTCTTCTTCGGCGCGATCCGGACCGATGACGCCGAGCACGGCGAGCCGATGGTCGTCACCGCGACCGGCGCGAGCGTGAAGGTGACGCCGTTCAGCGAGTACCCGGCCAAGGGCCGCGCGACCGGCGGTGTCCGCGCCCAGCGCTTCCTCAAGGGCGAGACACGGCTGGTCGTCGGCTGGATCGGCCCGCGCCCGGCAGGCGCCGCCCGCAACGGCGACCCGGTGGAACTGCCGGAGGTCGACGTGCGGCGCGACGGCTCCGGCCACGCCCACCCCGGCCC
- a CDS encoding DNA gyrase/topoisomerase IV subunit B, whose product MTAETLYGADDLTHLEGLEAVRKRPGMYIGSTDSRGINHLFSEVVDNSTDEGVAGHAAKIVVTLHADGSVQVDDDGRGIPTGTHAKSGLSGVELVLTRLHAGGKFGGSGYKTSGGLHGVGASAVNALSHRFDVTVKQEGKVHQMSFAHGVPGVFDGPGPKAKFTRRSGLNITGKMKRGERSGTSIRYWYDSRYFETGAVLDVEGVRAKMRNTAFLVPGVTYVLRTAVDDAISEETFHFPNGLADMVDFLAPSGEKPVCGTLIIKGEGTYKENAADASGVMQSNVERHAEIEVALRWGTGYERTVETFTNTIRNVHGGTHRRGFDRAVLKSLQDAISKTRGLLKPKEDMPTVEDVLEGMTAVVHVRLPEPQFTSQTKDELSTAGITRVIQGIVDKHIRSWTEERKTKSEAKIVLQKVVDAARVRLTQKQQKDAARRKTALEGAAMPPKLVDCRTTGVSRSELFLVEGDSALGSARMARVSEYQALLPLRGKILNVQKASLGDTLKNAEIASIVQVLGAGSGRTFDLTTMRYGRVILMADADVDGSHIRTLLITLFAKYMRPVIEDGRLYAAMPPLHKLVTKGRNPETHFTFTQKEMETKFAALERAGKQIVTPVPRFKGLGEMDADELWDTTMNPATRSVRRITLDDAEAAENALELLMGEKVEPRRNWLVASSDRVDREAIDA is encoded by the coding sequence GTGACTGCTGAGACCCTGTACGGGGCCGACGACCTGACGCATCTCGAGGGTCTGGAAGCGGTCCGCAAGCGTCCCGGAATGTACATCGGCTCCACCGACAGCCGCGGCATCAACCACCTGTTTTCCGAGGTCGTCGACAACTCGACCGATGAAGGTGTGGCGGGTCACGCCGCGAAGATCGTGGTCACCCTGCACGCCGACGGCAGCGTCCAGGTCGACGACGACGGCCGCGGCATCCCCACCGGGACGCACGCGAAATCCGGTTTGTCCGGTGTCGAGCTGGTGCTGACGAGGCTGCACGCCGGCGGCAAGTTCGGCGGCTCGGGCTATAAGACCTCCGGCGGCCTGCACGGTGTCGGCGCTTCGGCGGTGAACGCGCTCTCGCACCGCTTCGACGTCACAGTGAAGCAAGAGGGCAAGGTCCACCAGATGTCGTTCGCGCACGGCGTGCCCGGCGTCTTCGACGGCCCCGGCCCGAAGGCCAAGTTCACCCGCAGGTCCGGGCTGAACATCACCGGGAAGATGAAGCGCGGCGAGCGTTCCGGCACGTCGATCCGGTATTGGTACGACTCCCGCTACTTCGAGACGGGCGCCGTGCTCGACGTCGAAGGCGTCCGCGCCAAGATGCGCAACACCGCGTTCCTGGTCCCCGGTGTCACGTATGTGCTGCGCACCGCCGTCGACGACGCGATCAGCGAAGAGACCTTCCACTTCCCCAACGGCCTCGCCGACATGGTCGACTTCCTCGCCCCCAGCGGCGAGAAACCCGTCTGCGGCACGCTGATCATCAAGGGCGAGGGCACCTACAAGGAGAACGCGGCCGACGCGAGCGGCGTCATGCAGTCCAATGTGGAGCGGCACGCGGAGATCGAGGTCGCGCTCCGCTGGGGCACCGGCTACGAGCGCACGGTGGAGACCTTCACCAACACCATCCGCAACGTGCACGGCGGCACGCATCGCCGCGGTTTCGACCGTGCGGTGCTGAAGTCCTTGCAGGACGCCATTTCCAAAACCCGCGGGCTGCTCAAGCCCAAGGAGGACATGCCGACGGTCGAGGACGTGCTCGAAGGCATGACGGCGGTCGTCCACGTCCGGCTGCCGGAGCCGCAGTTCACCTCGCAGACCAAGGACGAGCTGTCCACCGCCGGGATCACCCGTGTCATCCAGGGCATCGTCGACAAGCACATCCGGTCCTGGACCGAAGAGCGCAAGACCAAGTCCGAGGCGAAGATCGTGCTGCAGAAGGTGGTCGACGCGGCACGCGTCCGGCTCACCCAGAAGCAGCAGAAGGACGCCGCCCGGCGCAAGACCGCGCTCGAGGGCGCGGCCATGCCGCCGAAGCTGGTCGACTGCCGCACCACCGGCGTCTCCCGCAGTGAACTGTTCCTCGTCGAGGGTGACAGCGCGCTCGGTTCGGCGCGGATGGCGCGCGTGTCGGAGTACCAGGCACTGCTCCCCCTGCGCGGCAAGATACTCAACGTCCAGAAGGCGTCGCTCGGCGACACCTTGAAGAACGCCGAGATCGCCTCGATCGTGCAGGTGCTCGGCGCGGGCAGCGGACGCACGTTCGACCTCACGACCATGCGCTACGGCCGGGTGATCCTGATGGCCGACGCCGATGTCGACGGTTCGCACATCCGGACGCTGCTGATCACGCTGTTCGCCAAGTACATGCGGCCGGTGATCGAGGACGGCAGGCTCTACGCCGCGATGCCGCCGCTGCACAAACTGGTCACCAAGGGCCGCAACCCGGAGACCCACTTCACCTTCACCCAGAAGGAGATGGAGACCAAGTTCGCCGCGCTGGAACGCGCGGGCAAGCAGATCGTCACGCCGGTGCCGCGGTTCAAGGGCCTCGGCGAGATGGACGCCGACGAACTGTGGGACACCACCATGAACCCCGCCACCCGCTCGGTCCGCCGGATCACCCTCGACGACGCCGAAGCCGCGGAGAACGCGCTCGAACTGTTGATGGGCGAGAAGGTCGAACCGCGCCGCAACTGGCTGGTCGCCTCTTCCGACCGGGTCGACCGCGAAGCCATCGACGCCTGA
- a CDS encoding glycoside hydrolase family 76 protein — protein sequence MWIASLLVTTLTFALTPATTTPEPTVSATICAQYCDSRDPALAVGDRRPNTATVWGRGITLHLSDGDDMGWGDIADGDPGDEVWLDRSFDGGRTWSGDSRIGNTKIPAGQRGWRTLMYNVDDPGTHRFGALRACGKAGNRPEIACTPWFRTTVAANTRAEAAATALMQFYDGGTGLWQTTGWWNSANALTAILDYSTRTGSQNYRHAIANTFDRNRGNNFTNEYIDDTGWWALAWIRAYDLTKDRRYLDTAVIAANYMYSYRDGTCGGGLWWSTAKTYKNAVTNELYVKVAASLHNRLPGDTMQLARAREVWDWFRASGMINGNDLVNDGLNSSCANNGQAVWSYNQGIVLGALVELGRATGDAALLTRARQLADASTTTSLLHTNGILRDPCESGDCGADGPSFKGAYARGLGELDRALPGRPYRAYLTRQANSTIANNRTSLDQHGLRWAGPADKIDAARQHSALEVLTAAL from the coding sequence ATGTGGATCGCTTCCCTGCTTGTGACAACGTTGACATTCGCTCTCACACCGGCCACCACCACTCCCGAACCCACCGTCTCGGCGACGATCTGCGCCCAGTACTGCGACAGCCGCGATCCCGCGCTGGCCGTCGGCGACAGAAGGCCCAATACGGCGACGGTCTGGGGCCGCGGTATCACGCTGCACCTCTCCGACGGCGACGACATGGGCTGGGGCGACATCGCCGACGGCGACCCCGGCGACGAGGTCTGGCTGGACCGCTCTTTCGACGGCGGCCGCACCTGGTCCGGCGACAGCCGGATCGGGAACACGAAGATCCCCGCCGGGCAGCGCGGCTGGCGGACCCTGATGTACAACGTGGACGACCCCGGCACCCACCGTTTCGGCGCCCTGCGCGCCTGCGGGAAGGCGGGCAACCGGCCGGAAATCGCCTGCACGCCGTGGTTCCGCACCACCGTCGCCGCGAACACCCGCGCCGAAGCCGCGGCCACCGCGCTCATGCAGTTCTACGACGGCGGCACCGGGCTCTGGCAGACCACGGGCTGGTGGAACTCGGCGAACGCGCTCACCGCGATCCTCGACTACAGCACCCGCACCGGCTCGCAGAACTACCGCCATGCCATCGCCAACACCTTCGATCGCAACCGCGGCAACAACTTCACGAACGAATACATCGACGACACCGGCTGGTGGGCGCTCGCCTGGATCCGCGCCTACGACCTGACCAAGGACCGCCGCTACCTCGACACCGCCGTCATCGCGGCGAACTACATGTACTCCTACCGCGACGGGACCTGCGGCGGCGGGCTCTGGTGGTCGACGGCGAAGACGTACAAGAACGCGGTCACCAACGAGCTGTACGTCAAGGTCGCCGCGTCACTGCACAACCGGCTCCCCGGCGACACCATGCAGCTGGCCAGGGCACGCGAGGTCTGGGACTGGTTCCGCGCGAGCGGCATGATCAACGGGAACGACCTGGTCAACGACGGGCTGAACTCCTCGTGCGCCAACAACGGGCAGGCCGTCTGGAGTTACAACCAGGGCATCGTCCTCGGCGCACTGGTCGAACTGGGCCGCGCGACCGGTGACGCCGCCCTGCTCACCCGCGCCCGTCAGCTCGCGGACGCGTCGACGACGACCTCGCTGCTTCACACGAACGGGATCCTGCGCGACCCGTGCGAGTCCGGTGACTGCGGGGCCGACGGACCGTCCTTCAAAGGCGCGTACGCCCGTGGTCTCGGCGAGCTGGACCGGGCACTGCCCGGCAGGCCGTACCGCGCTTACCTGACCCGCCAGGCGAATTCGACGATCGCGAACAACCGCACGTCGCTCGATCAGCACGGCCTGCGCTGGGCGGGACCGGCCGACAAGATCGACGCCGCCCGTCAGCACAGCGCGCTGGAGGTCCTCACGGCAGCCCTCTGA
- a CDS encoding LLM class flavin-dependent oxidoreductase, producing MQFGIFTVGDVTTDPTTGEAPSEYERIKAMVRIALKAEEVGLDVFATGEHHNPPFVPSSPTTMLGYIAAQTSKLILSTSTTLITTNDPVKIAEDFAMLQHLADGRVDLMMGRGNTGPVYPWFGQDIRQGIPLAIENYHLLHRLWREDVVSWSGKFRTPLQEFTSTPRPLDGVPPFVWHGSIRSPEIAEQAAYYGDGFFANHIFWPKEHFQSLINLYRERYEHYGHGKADQAIVGLGGQVFLRPKSQDAVREFRPYFDNAPVYGHGPSLEEFTEQTPLTVGSPQEVIDKTLSFREHFGDYQRQLFLMDHAGLPLKTVLEQLDLLGEHVIPVLRKELDSLRPSHVPEAPTHASLLSGVTV from the coding sequence ATGCAGTTCGGAATCTTCACGGTGGGCGATGTGACGACCGACCCGACCACCGGGGAGGCGCCCAGCGAGTACGAGCGGATCAAGGCGATGGTGCGGATCGCGCTCAAGGCCGAAGAGGTCGGCCTCGACGTCTTCGCGACCGGCGAGCACCACAACCCGCCCTTCGTTCCTTCGTCGCCGACGACGATGCTCGGGTACATCGCCGCGCAGACGTCGAAACTCATCCTTTCCACCTCGACCACGCTGATCACCACGAACGACCCGGTGAAGATCGCCGAGGACTTCGCGATGCTGCAGCACCTCGCCGACGGCCGCGTCGACCTGATGATGGGCCGCGGCAACACCGGCCCGGTGTACCCGTGGTTCGGGCAGGACATCCGGCAGGGCATCCCGCTCGCCATCGAGAACTACCACCTGCTGCACCGGTTGTGGCGTGAGGACGTGGTGAGCTGGTCCGGCAAGTTCCGGACGCCGCTGCAGGAGTTCACCTCGACCCCGCGGCCGCTCGACGGGGTCCCGCCGTTCGTCTGGCACGGCTCGATCCGCAGCCCGGAGATCGCGGAACAGGCCGCCTACTACGGCGACGGGTTCTTCGCGAACCACATCTTCTGGCCGAAGGAGCACTTCCAGTCGCTGATCAACCTGTACCGCGAGCGGTACGAGCACTACGGGCACGGCAAGGCCGACCAGGCGATCGTCGGCCTCGGCGGACAGGTGTTCCTGCGGCCGAAGTCGCAGGACGCGGTGCGGGAGTTCCGGCCGTACTTCGACAACGCGCCGGTGTACGGGCACGGGCCGTCGCTGGAGGAGTTCACCGAGCAGACGCCGCTGACCGTCGGCAGCCCGCAAGAGGTGATCGACAAGACGCTGAGCTTCCGCGAGCACTTCGGCGACTACCAGCGTCAGCTGTTCCTGATGGACCACGCGGGGCTGCCGCTGAAGACCGTCCTGGAACAGCTCGACCTCTTGGGTGAGCACGTGATCCCGGTGCTGCGTAAGGAACTTGACTCGCTTCGTCCTTCTCACGTGCCTGAGGCGCCTACGCACGCTTCGCTTCTGTCGGGGGTGACGGTATGA
- a CDS encoding FMN reductase, with translation MTTIAVVTAGLSQPSSTRLLADKLAAATASALPDVKIEVIELRDLAIDVTKNMLTGFPSPALRAAIDTVTAADGLIAVTPVFTASYSGLFKSFFDVLEQKTLDGKPVLIGATGGTERHSLVLDFALRPLFAYLRAEPVATAVYAASSDWASPGDLDARASRAGREFASRLSSSPAIPPASGFVPFEQLLAGG, from the coding sequence ATGACGACGATCGCTGTCGTGACCGCGGGGTTGAGCCAGCCGTCCTCGACGCGGTTGCTCGCGGACAAACTGGCCGCGGCGACCGCGTCCGCGCTGCCGGACGTGAAGATCGAGGTGATCGAACTTCGCGATCTCGCCATCGACGTCACGAAGAACATGCTGACCGGGTTTCCTTCCCCGGCCCTGCGCGCGGCCATCGACACGGTGACCGCCGCGGACGGCCTGATCGCCGTGACACCGGTGTTCACCGCTTCGTACAGCGGGCTGTTCAAGTCGTTCTTCGACGTGCTGGAGCAGAAGACGCTCGACGGGAAGCCGGTGCTGATCGGTGCCACCGGCGGAACCGAACGGCACTCGCTGGTGCTCGACTTCGCACTGCGTCCGCTCTTCGCCTACCTTCGCGCCGAGCCTGTCGCGACGGCGGTGTACGCGGCTTCGTCGGACTGGGCTTCTCCGGGGGATCTCGACGCGCGGGCTTCGCGGGCCGGGCGGGAGTTCGCTTCGCGGCTTTCGTCCTCGCCTGCCATCCCTCCTGCCAGCGGTTTCGTGCCTTTCGAGCAGCTGCTGGCCGGTGGGTGA